The sequence ATAGGCGACCTCGCGGTCACCGCGCGACGGGTCGCCGCCGCTGCCGGGGATCAGCCCCGAGCAGTCGTGGTTGCCCAGCACCATCAGCCAGGGCACATCGATGCCGCCGTTCGGCTTCTCGAACTTGTCCTGGAACTCGGAATCGTCAGCGGACTCCGGGCCGTTCTCGTAAATATTGTCGCCGAGTCCCACCGCGAGGCCGATGCCCTCGGTCTTGCAGATATCCCGCGCGGCGGCCGCCACCGCATACTGCGCCTCGTCCCCTGTTCCCGCATCACCGGTCACCAGAATCGCGAAATCGCCGTCACCATTGGGGTGTTCGGGGAACGGAAAGGCCCCGGGGGCCTGGTGGCGGGGCGCGGCGGACGCGGGCGACTGGGCCGGCGACGGCAGCACCGTGAGCGCCGCACCGGCCATCGCACCGCCCAGCAGGGTCCGCCGGTTCACCCACTGCGGAACGCGTCCCGTCGTACGCATCGGCGGTTCCCCGGCCGTCGTCGCCGAGCCGGTCCGCAGCCACTCCCGCTCGGTCATGTCCGCCTGCGGCGGGATCATTTCGTCTTCACACATGCCTGGTTTTCTTTCACAGTCGGCAGAGGTGATGGTGACGAAATGATGAAGCAGAGGTGGACGTATGGCGATCACGGATCACGCCCCTACGCGCCGGTAACAAAGCGTATTCCAGGGGTCATCAGGCGGTGAGCGGAACGCCGAACCAGAAGGCGGGGGCGTGCACTCAGCCGCTGTGACGGGGGACGCCCGGGCCCCGCCCGGCAGGGCAGGCTCAGCGCAACATCACGAGTTCGGCATCACGAGTTCAACATCACGGGTTCACCAGGCGACGGAGCGTCCGGCCCAGGTGGCGGACGTACCGGTGCTGGAACACGGGCACCAGCGGGCCGGCGAGCCGGGTGACTGCCTTGGCGGGCCGGCTGAAGGCGGTCACGGTGAACCACACCGCACCGTCGGGGCGCAGCTCGGCGACGAACGCCTCCTCGCCGCACATGGGGTGCCCCTTCCTCGCCCCGTATCCGAAGCCGATCCGGTCCTCCTCGGCGACCGTCCACACCACGGCGCACGGCGCCCGCAGCCGGAACGGGCCGACGCCCAGCGACACCTCGACGTCCACCCCAGGCGCGGCCCGCGGGGCATCGGACCGGATCCGGGCGCCGGCCGCGCGATGCATCCGGAAGGTGGTGATCGCCTCGCCCGCCGCGGCCAGCACTGCCGGACCGTGGCCGATCGGCAGCTCCTCGTGGAGGTGGTGGTAGCCGGGCGGCAGAGGAGTACGCCGAGTGCCGCCCTCCTCGGGATAGTTCAATCCGGTCATGGCATGCGCTCCTCGGGGCGGGCGGCTGTGGGCGGGGGAGGCGAAGGCAATGGTTAGGAGGAGACCGTAAGCCAGACGGCTACGCGGAGACCGTAAGCGACCAGCAGCCCCGCTCACGGTCGCCGTTCCCGTCCGTTCAGCCCCCCAGCCCCCCGTCCGGCGCCCCGTGCCGCCCCGCTCCCGCGGTGAACCGGGCCGCGCCCGTCATCGACTCGGCCAGTACCGCCTGGCCGTGGCGGAGTTCCGCGGCCATGGCCGACTGTTCGTCCCGGCCCTCCTGGTCCAGGAGGGAGGCGCGGTCGCTGCGCAGACAGGCCTGCGGGAAGCGGGCGATCTCCGCCGCCAGCAGTTCCGCCTCCGCGCGGGCCGTCCCGGTGGGCACCACGCGGTGGACGAGGCCGATGTCCAGCGCCTCGGCGGCCGGGACCGGGCGCCCCGTCAGCACCAGGTCCATGGCCCGGCTCGCGCCGATCAGCCGGGGCAGCCGCACCGTGCCGCCGTCGATCAGGGGTACTCCCCAGCGCCGGCAGAACACCCCGAAGACGGCGTCCTCCTCGGCCACCCGGAGATCGCACCACAGTGCCAGCTCCAGGCCGCCGGCCACCGCATGACCGGCGACCGCCGCGATCACCGGCTTGCCGAGCCGCATCCGGGTCGGCCCCATCGGCCCGTCCCCGTCCGGGGCCACACGGTTGCCGCGCTCGGTGCCGACCGCCTTGAGGTCGGCGCCGGAGCAGAACGTCCCGCCCTCGCCCCACAGCACCGCTACCCGTGCGCCGTCGTCTTCGTCGAACTCCCGGAAGGCATCGGCGAGTCGGTCGGCCGTCGCGCCGTCCACGGCGTTGCGCGACGCGGGCCGGGAGAGCACCACCGTCGTCACCGGTCCGGCGCGCTCCACCCGTACGGACATCAGGCCCCGCTCCCGGCCGCGGCCGCATCCGGCGTTGCCGACCGGGTGCGCTCCAGGATCGCGGTCAGGTCGGCGCCGGCCGGCAGGGTGCCGAAGGCATTGCCCCACTCCCCGTCGAGCCGCGAGGCGCAGAACGCATCGGCCACCGCCGGGTGGCTGTACCGCACCAGCAGCGACCCCTGCAGCACCAGTGCCATCCGCTCCGCCAGCGACCGCGCCATCAGCTGCGCCCGCTCCGGATCGGTGAGCCCGCCGAGCATCTTGCGGACCCCGGCCACCGCCGCGTCCAGCCTGCGGTCCGCGCCGGCCGCGGTCTCCACCTCCGCGAAGAACGCGTCCAGCGCCGCCGGTTCCTTGCCCAGCGCCCGCAGTACATCGAGCGCGGCGACGTTCCCCGAGCCCTCCCAGATGGACAGCAGCGGCGCCTCCCGGTAGAGCCGCGGCATGCCGGAGTCCTCGACGTAGCCGTTGCCGCCCAGGCACTCCAGCGCCTCTGCGGCATGGGTGCTGCCCCGCTTGCAGACCCAGTACTTCCCGGCCGCCAGCGCCAGGCGGCGCAGCGCCGTCTCGCCGGCGTCCCCGGCCAGCGACCGGTCCACCGCCGTCGCCAGCCGCATCCCCAGCACGGTCGCCGCCTCCGACTCGACCGCCAGGTCGGCGAGCACCGAGCGCATCAGCGGCTGCCGGTCCAGTTCCCGTCCGAAGGCCTGCCGGTGCGCGGTGTGGTGCAGCGCCTGCCGCAGCCCCGCCCGCATCCCGGCGGCCGACCCCAGCACACAGTCCAGCCGGGTCATGTTCACCATCTCGACGATGGTCCGCACCCCGCGGCCCGGTTCACCGACCGGCCAGGCCACCGCCTCGTCGTACTCGATCTCGGAGGACGCATTGGAACGGTTGCCCAGTTTGTCCTTGAGGCGCATCAACCGCATGCCGTTGAGCGTGCCGTCCGGCAGCACCCTCGGGACCAGGAAGCAGCCGAGACCCTCCGCGGTCTGCGCCAGCGCCAGGAAGACATCGCTCATCGGCGCCGAGGTGAACCATTTGTGACCGGTGAGGCGGTAGGTGCCGTCGCCGGCCGGGACGGCGCGGGTGGTGTTGGCCCGTACGTCGGAGCCGCCCTGCTTCTCCGTCATCGACATGCCGGCGATCAGGCCCGACTTGGTCAGCGGCGCCCGCAGCCCGAAGTCGTAGCTGCGGGCGGCGAGCAGCGGCTCGTACTGCGCGGCGAGCTCCGGGGCGGCGCGCAGGGCGGGGACGGCGGCGTACGTCATCGAGACCGGGCAGCCGTGCCCCGCCTCGGCCTGCGACCAGACGTAGAACTTCGCGGCGCGCACCAGATGCGCCCCGGGGCGGTCGTCGGCCCAGGGTGCGGCATGCAGACCGTGCTCCACCGCGACGGTCATCAGCTGATGCCAGGCGGGGTGGAAGGCGACCTCGTCGATGCGGTGCCCGAAGCGGTCGTGGGTGTGCAGCCGGGGCGGCTGCTCCTCCGCCCAGCGTGCCTGGTCCTGGACAGCGGCGGAACCGGCCAGCGCGCCGAGCTCGGCCACTTCCCGGGTGCCCCACTCGGCGCCGTCCCGGACCAGCGCCTCCCTCAGGGCCGGTTCGTCCGCCGTGCTGAAACCGGTCAGCGGCGGGGCCTGATTCACGACTTCATGAGTGACGGTCATACCTTGACGTTACAGAATCAGAACAGCCGAGGGAAGATTGTAAGACGCACGGTGTCATGTGCGGGTTGGTGTGCGCTCATCGACGAGGGCCATGCGCTGACCTGCGAAAGGCTGTTCTGGCGCCCTGCGTCGCTAGAATTTCCTGCACATATGAACGACGACGACACCGGCACCCCCGACGACACCGGCACCCCCGACGGCACCGGCACCCCCGACGGCACCGGTACCTCCGACGCCACCGAGGCCGCCGCCCTGGCACTGCGGCCGCTCACCGCACGTTCGATCGTGCTGAGCACGCTCCTCGGTCACCACCCGCCACGGCTGCCCGCGCGCGCCCTGGTGCGGGTGGGCGAGTTGTTCGGTATCGCCGAGGGCACCGTCCGGGTCGCGCTCTCCCGCATGGTGGCCGCCGGCGACCTGCGGCAGGACGACGGCTCCTATGCCCTCACCACCCGCCTCCTGGCGCGCCAGGCCCGGCAGGACGAGAGCCGTTCGCCGAGGACCCGGCCCTGGAGCGGGGAGTGGGAGATCGCCGTGGTCGCCACGGCGGAGGGCCGGCCGCCGGCCGAACGCACCGCGCTGCGCCAGGCCATGGCGGCGCTGCGGCTGGCCGAACTCCGCGAGGGCAGCTGGCTGCGCCCCGCCAACCTCGACCGGCCCCGCCCCGCCGTCGTCACCGAGCAGTGCACCTGGCTCACCGGCGCCCCGGACGGCGACCCGGCCGCGCTCGCCGAGCGGCTGTGGGACCTGACCGGATGGGCACGCCGCGCCCGCGCCCTGGCCTTGGCACTGGACCGCGCCGACGCCCCCGCCGACCGTTTCACCGTCGCCGCGGCCGCACTCCGCCATCTCCTCTCCGACCCCCTGCTCCCCGCCGAGCTCCTGCCCAAGGCCTGGCCCGGTGACCGGCTCCGCCGCCGGTACGCGGCGTTCGAGACCGATCTGCGCGATCTGCTGCGGCAGTACCTGGCCGGCTAGGGAGAGTCCTGTGCATCAGTCCGCCCCGGCTCCCCGGCGATCGCCTCATGACGTGCCGCCCTGCTGCCCGGGCCGCGCGGAGTTGTGTGCGGAGTGTGCAGCGCGGCCGGCCCGGGCGAGGTGCCGTCGTGACCCCCGCGAGCTGCGATTGCGAGCGAATCGGAGTCAGTACTTTTACCAATGTTTACCTGCCGGACACCATAGTTGGGCCTACTGAGGCCCACTTGTCAGACAACCCATCGGACAGGTGCTCACCCCCCACGTGCATCCCCTGTGTGGCCCCGCATGAATCCCCCTCAACCCTCTGCGCGTACCCCTGGAGAGATCGTGACCGTGTTCCCGCCGAGGACTGCCGTCCTCACCGGCGTCCTCGCCATACCCGCCGCACTCGCCCTCAGCGCATGTGGCGCGGCCTCTGACGCGAACAACGCCGACGGAAAGAACGCGGCCACCGCGACCACGGCCGAAGCCCTCGGCGGCATCGACGCCCTGGCCGAGGCGGCCAAGAAAGAAGGCACCCTGCATGCGATCGCGCTGCCCCGCGACTGGGCCAACTACGGCGCCCTGATCGACGGCTTCACCAAGAAGTACGGCATCAAGGT is a genomic window of Streptomyces sp. Edi2 containing:
- a CDS encoding crotonase/enoyl-CoA hydratase family protein, whose amino-acid sequence is MSVRVERAGPVTTVVLSRPASRNAVDGATADRLADAFREFDEDDGARVAVLWGEGGTFCSGADLKAVGTERGNRVAPDGDGPMGPTRMRLGKPVIAAVAGHAVAGGLELALWCDLRVAEEDAVFGVFCRRWGVPLIDGGTVRLPRLIGASRAMDLVLTGRPVPAAEALDIGLVHRVVPTGTARAEAELLAAEIARFPQACLRSDRASLLDQEGRDEQSAMAAELRHGQAVLAESMTGAARFTAGAGRHGAPDGGLGG
- a CDS encoding PaaX family transcriptional regulator C-terminal domain-containing protein; translated protein: MNDDDTGTPDDTGTPDGTGTPDGTGTSDATEAAALALRPLTARSIVLSTLLGHHPPRLPARALVRVGELFGIAEGTVRVALSRMVAAGDLRQDDGSYALTTRLLARQARQDESRSPRTRPWSGEWEIAVVATAEGRPPAERTALRQAMAALRLAELREGSWLRPANLDRPRPAVVTEQCTWLTGAPDGDPAALAERLWDLTGWARRARALALALDRADAPADRFTVAAAALRHLLSDPLLPAELLPKAWPGDRLRRRYAAFETDLRDLLRQYLAG
- a CDS encoding DUF1990 domain-containing protein, encoding MTGLNYPEEGGTRRTPLPPGYHHLHEELPIGHGPAVLAAAGEAITTFRMHRAAGARIRSDAPRAAPGVDVEVSLGVGPFRLRAPCAVVWTVAEEDRIGFGYGARKGHPMCGEEAFVAELRPDGAVWFTVTAFSRPAKAVTRLAGPLVPVFQHRYVRHLGRTLRRLVNP
- a CDS encoding acyl-CoA dehydrogenase family protein, which translates into the protein MTVTHEVVNQAPPLTGFSTADEPALREALVRDGAEWGTREVAELGALAGSAAVQDQARWAEEQPPRLHTHDRFGHRIDEVAFHPAWHQLMTVAVEHGLHAAPWADDRPGAHLVRAAKFYVWSQAEAGHGCPVSMTYAAVPALRAAPELAAQYEPLLAARSYDFGLRAPLTKSGLIAGMSMTEKQGGSDVRANTTRAVPAGDGTYRLTGHKWFTSAPMSDVFLALAQTAEGLGCFLVPRVLPDGTLNGMRLMRLKDKLGNRSNASSEIEYDEAVAWPVGEPGRGVRTIVEMVNMTRLDCVLGSAAGMRAGLRQALHHTAHRQAFGRELDRQPLMRSVLADLAVESEAATVLGMRLATAVDRSLAGDAGETALRRLALAAGKYWVCKRGSTHAAEALECLGGNGYVEDSGMPRLYREAPLLSIWEGSGNVAALDVLRALGKEPAALDAFFAEVETAAGADRRLDAAVAGVRKMLGGLTDPERAQLMARSLAERMALVLQGSLLVRYSHPAVADAFCASRLDGEWGNAFGTLPAGADLTAILERTRSATPDAAAAGSGA